One genomic region from Gossypium hirsutum isolate 1008001.06 chromosome D13, Gossypium_hirsutum_v2.1, whole genome shotgun sequence encodes:
- the LOC107919327 gene encoding uncharacterized protein: MLLKSGRRTSKDPVNITDRQADHSNPHVEPNVSEDSDMVNQTLKQLASPNLAAQPPSITYPALDRPLKLNSGFLNLFPKFNGLPGEDPYRHINEFLITCSTMQPDGIEEEQIKLRAFPFSLQGLAKDWLYYMPPGSFTTWIGLHKAFLEKYFSASRIGSIRKEICGIKQLVGLTPQDRGMIDTASGGALVDKTPEQARNLIANMAQNTQQFGLRRSDLGKRMDEGQSSMMEAQLANVTAMQQPSHQNLSAETKIHAMLEQMMKMMADQKKETDGRFQSLELTVKQLQTRASSTNVNLGNLQAQVNNRLPSQPVANPRDNVSAITLRNGKELRSILKKVQNSNEEGETEADLQPSQAAPKEVGKSRLQQSTASHDATNFEQEMRVPELRAQAGQNDNNQPRSYLPKAPFPQRLRKEKSDNVNVKILETFRKVQVNIPLIDAIKQVPRYAKFLKELCTSKRKLIGNEKISLGENVSAVFQKKLPIKCKDPGMFLIPCKIGDFKLDRAMLDLGASINVMPRSIYDKVQLDMGASDSSVDVPLLLGRPFLKTARTKIDVHKGNLTMEFDVCALDSPKLTRFKPILPNLMVTGKQVPSLISPPKLELKELPKNLKYIYLGENQTLPLIVSNALTEMQESKLLRVLREHKEAFGWTLADIKGLSTTLCTHKIALEPDSVPKRDPQR; this comes from the exons ATGTTATTAAAGAGTGGAAGACGAACATCGAAAGATCCTGTTAACATCACTGATCGGCAAGCCGATCATTCCAACCCCCACGTTGAACCTAACGTTTCAGAGGATTCCGACATGGTTAACCAGACCTTGAAGCAATTGGCTTCTCCTAACTTGGCTGCGCAACCACCATCTATCACGTATCCTGCTCTTGATAGGCCATTAAAGCTTAATTCGGGATTCCTGAATTTGTTTCCAAAATTCAATGGGTTACCAGGTGAGGACCCTTACCGTCATATTAATGAATTTCTAATTACTTGTTCAACTATGCAGCCAGATGGCATTGAAGAGGAACAAATCAAGCTCCGAGCCTTCCCTTTCTCGTTACAAGGTTTGGCGAAGGACTGGTTATATTACATGCCACCAGGTTCATTCACAACTTGGATAGGGTTGCATAAGGCTTTCCTTGAGAAGTATTTTTCGGCATCAAGAATAGGGTCAATCAGGAAGGAAATTTGTGGAATTAAGCAACTGGTAG GGTTGACACCACAAGATCGAGGGATGATTGATACAGCGAGTGGAGGTGCATTGGTTGATAAAACTCCTGAGCAAGCCCGAAATTTGATCGCTAATATGGCGCAGAATACACAGCAATTTGGTCTCAGAAGGTCCGACTTGGGTAAACGAATGGATGAGGGCCAGTCGAGTATGATGGAGGCTCAGTTAGCTAATGTAACGGCTATG CAACAACCCAGCCATCAAAATCTTAGTGCTGAAACTAAGATCCATGCCATGCTTGaacaaatgatgaaaatgatggcTGACCAAAAGAAGGAAACCGATGGAAGATTTCAGTCCTTGGAATTGACAGTGAAGCAATTGCAAACCAGAGCCTCGTCAACCAACGTTAATCTTGGGAACTTGCAAGCACAGGTTAATAATCGGTTACCGTCACAGCCTGTGGCAAATCCGAGGGATAATGTCAGTGCTATAACCTTGCGAAATGGGAAGGAGTTGAGATCGATACTAAAGAAGGTCCAAAACAGCAATGAGGAAGGCGAAACTGAG GCAGATTTACAACCGTCGCAAGCAGCTCCAAAGGAAGTAGGGAAATCACGTTTACAACAATCCACTGCTTCGCATGATGCCACAAATTTTGAGCAGGAAATGAGAGTTCCCGAGCTTAGAGCACAAGCAGGCCAGAACGACAATAACCAACCTCGGTCTTATCTGCCGAAGGCGCCATTTCCACAGCGTTTGAGGAAGGAAAAATCAGACAACGTCAATGTCAAAATTCTTGAGACTTTCCGTAAGGTACAAGTTAATATTCCATTGATTGATGCAATTAAACAGGTGCCTAGATATGCTAAGTTTTTAAAAGAATTGTGCACATCTAAAAGGAAATTAATTGGAAATGAGAAGATTAGCCTAGGCGAAAATGTCTCTGCGGTATTTCAAAAGAAACTTCCTATTAAATGTAAAGATCCTGGAATGTTTTTGATACCTTGTAAGATAGGAGACTTTAAACTCGATAGAGCTATGCTTGATTTGGGTGCTTCTATAAATGTCATGCCTAGGAGTATCTACGATAAAGTTCAATTAG acaTGGGAGCTAGTGATAGCTCAGTTGATGTACCCTTACTTTTAGGTAGACCCTTCCTTAAGACAGCTAGAACGAAAATTGATGTGCATAAAGGGAATTTAACAATGGAATTTGAtg TTTGTGCTTTAGACTCGCCCAAATTGACACGATTCAAGCCGATTCTCCCTAATCTTATGGTGACTGGTAAGCAAGTTCCTTCATTGATTTCACCACCTAAATTAGAGTTAAAAGAGCTACCCAAAAATTTGAAGTACATTTATTTGGGGGAAAATCAAACTCTACCATTGATAGTGTCGAATGCTTTAACCGAGATGCAAGAATCTAAGCTGCTTAGAGTTCTTAGGGAGCATAAGGAAGCCTTCGGTTGGACACTAGCCGACATTAAAGGACTTAGTACGACTTTGTGTACCCACAAGATAGCTTTGGAACCAGATTCAGTCCCCAAAAGAGACCCCCAACGCTGA